From Bactrocera tryoni isolate S06 unplaced genomic scaffold, CSIRO_BtryS06_freeze2 scaffold_9, whole genome shotgun sequence, one genomic window encodes:
- the LOC120782031 gene encoding spermidine synthase isoform X2, with protein sequence MISFLPLNSHPAPKKVLIVGGGDGGVAREVSKHPLVEEIHQVEIDERVVELSKEFLPNMACGFKNPKVKLTIGDGFKYMKEHANEFDVIITDSSDPVGPAESLFQESYYELMKNALRPGGIVCSQGGSFWLNCAYVKKIMDGCKKHFTKVSYAHTSIPSYPCGHIGFVIGCLDSNTNFKTSLHNLSEAELENMKLKYYTRNIHSAAFSLPRWVELFLSNK encoded by the coding sequence ATGATATCATTTTTACCGTTAAATAGCCATCCTGCTCCGAAAAAAGTTCTTATTGTGGGAGGTGGTGATGGAGGTGTTGCGCGAGAAGTTTCGAAACATCCTTTAGTTGAAGAAATTCATCAAGTAGAAATTGATGAAAGAGTAGTAGAGTTATCAAAAGAATTTTTACCAAATATGGCCTGTGGATTTAAAAACCCCAAAGTTAAGCTTACCATTGGAGATggatttaaatatatgaaagaaCATGCAAACGAATTCGATGTAATTATAACTGATAGTTCAGATCCTGTTGGTCCTGCAGAATCATTGTTTCAAGAAAGTTACTATGAACTCATGAAAAATGCGTTGCGGCCAGGAGGCATAGTGTGCTCCCAGGGAGGAAGCTTTTGGTTGAACTGTGCGTATGTTAAAAAGATTATGGATGGATGTAAAAAGCATTTTACCAAAGTATCATACGCTCATACATCAATTCCATCGTATCCATGTGGACATATTGGTTTCGTGATTGGTTGTCTTGATTcgaatacaaatttcaaaacctCGTTACACAATCTCAGTGAAGCGGAATTGGAAAACATGAAACTGAAATATTATACCAGAAATATACATTCTGCGGCTTTTTCATTACCACGATGGGTAGAATTATTTCTCTCTAACAAATAA